Sequence from the Janthinobacterium lividum genome:
CGTGACGGCATAGTTATATGCTGCCGTCCCGCCGGTGGCGGTAATGGCCTGGCTGAAAGCGACGCCGGCCGTCATTGCAGGCAAGGCAGGCGGCGCTACCGAGATCGTTGGCGCCGCCACCGTCAGCGAGTAGGCCTGCGTGCCGGCATACGGGCCGCTGCCCGTCGAACTATCCTGGGCGCGCACGGTGAAATTGAAAGTGCCGGCAGCCGTCGGCGTGCCTGACAGTATCCCGCCGCTGGACAGGCTGAGGCCTGCCGGCAAGGCGCCTGCGCTGATCGTGTAGGTGTAAGGCGACGTGCCGCCCGCGGCCGTCAGGGTCTGGCTGTATGCCGTGCCGACTGTTGCGCCCGACACGCTGGTTTCCACGACAGTTACCGTTGCCACGCCCACCGTAATGGTCACGGTGGCCGGCGCCGAAGTACCGACGATATTGGTGGCCGTGTAGGTGAAGCTGTCAGGGCCGCCATAGCCGGCCGTCGGCGTGTAGGTGATGCTGGTGCCGCTGGCCGTCGCCGTGCCGTGCGAAGCGCCGGAGGCGATGGCCACCGAGGTCGCCGTGCCGCCGCCAAGTGACAAGGTGATCGGGGTGGCGCTGCTGCCGTACACCACCGTGGCGCTGGAACCACCCGCAACTGGCGCACCGAAATAGGTGAACTGGTCCGCCGCGCCGGTGGCGCTGGTACCACCCGCCGTGGTCACGCGCACATCCACCGTGCCCGTGCCGCTTGGCGCCGTCGCCGTGATCTGCGTGGCGCCGTTGACGGTGAAGCCAGTGGCCGCCGTGGCGCCGAACGTCACGGCAGTCGCACCGCCCAAATTCGAGCCCGTGATGGTGACCGTGGTGCCGCCGGTAGCAGGGCCCGTGGCAGGCGAAATACCGCTCACCGCCGGTGCGGCCACATACGTAAACTGGTCCGCTGCACTGGTGGCGCTGGTGCCGCCAGCGGTGGTGATGCGCACGTCCACGGTACCCGTGCCTGCGGGCGCCGTCGCCGTGATCTGCGTGGCGCTGTTGACGGTAAAGCCGGTGGCCGCCGTGGCGCCGAAGGTCACGGCTGTCGCGCCGCTGAAATTCGAACCGCTGATGGTGACCGTGGTGCCGCCGGTAGCCGGACCGGCCGTCGGCGAAATGCTGCTGACCACCGGTGCCGCCACATAGGTATATTGATCGGCCGCGCTGGTGGCGCTGGTGCCGCCCGTCGTGGTGACGCGCACGTCCACCGTGCCCGTGCCGCTTGGCGCCGTCGCCGTGATCTGCGTGGCGCTGTTGACCGTAAAGCCGCTCGCCGCCGTGGCGCCAAACGTCACCGCCGTGGTGCTGCTGAAGCCCGTACCCGTGATGATGACGCTCGTGCCGCCGGTGGCCGGACCGGCTGTCGGCGAAATGCTGCTGACCGCAGGCAGCGTCACGTAGGTAAATTGATCGTTGGCACTGGTGTTGCTGGTGCCGCCCACCGAAGTGACGCGCACGTCCACCGTGCCAGCGCTGCCGGCCGGCGCCGTGGCCGTGATCTGCGTGGCGCTGTTGACGGTGTAGCCGGTGGCCGCCGTGGCGCCGAACGTCACGGCTGTCGTGCCGCTAAAATTCGAGCCGGTGATGATGACCGTGGCGCCACCGGTCGTAGGTCCTGAAGTGGGCGAAATGCTGCTCACCACCGGCCGTGCCACATAGGTAAATTGATCGGCGGCGCTGGTGGCGCTGGTGCCGCCCGCCGTAGTGACGCGCACGTCGACCGTGCCAGCGCTGCCGGCTGGCGCCGTGGCCGTGATCTGCGTGGCGCTGTTGACCGTGTAGCCGGTGGCCGCCGTGGCGCCGAAGGTCACCGCCGTGGTGCTGCCAAAACCCGTGCCGGTGATGGTGACGGTGGTGCCGCCGGTGGCCGGGCCGGCCGTGGGCGAAATGCTCGTCACCGTCGGTACCGCCACAAAGGTGTACTGGTCCGCCCCGCTGGTGGCGCTGGTACCGCCCGTCGTGGTGACGCGCACGTCCACCGTACCGGTACCGGCAGGCGCCGTGGCCGTGATCTGCGTGGCGCTGTTGACCGTGAAGCCGGTGGCTGCCGTGGCGCCGAAGGTCACCGCTGTAGCGCCGGTAAACCCCGTGCCCGTAATGGTGACGCTCGTGCCACCAGCGGCAGGACCTGCCGTGGGCGAAATGCTGGTGACCGTTGGCGCAGGAATATACGTGAACTGGTTGGCAGCGCCGGTGGCGCTGGTGCCGCCAGTCGCGGTGACGGTCACGTTCACGGTGCCAGCACTACCGGAAGGCGACGTGGCGGTTATGGTCGTGGCATTGACGACGGTGACGGAGACGCCATTATTGGCGCCAAACTTCAGCGCCGTAACGCCCGTAAAGCCGGTACCAGTAATGGTGACGGCCGTGCCGCCGGTCGCAGGGCCGGATGCAGGCGACACGCCGGTGATGGTCGGCGGCGGCTGGGCGTTGATCACCAGGGAATAGCTTCTGGACGTGTTGTACGGTCCATTGCCGCCCGTGACATCCGTCGACTTGATCACAAAGTTATAGGTGCCCAGGGCGCTCGGCGTACCCGATAACAAGCCGCTGGAGGACAGGCTCAGGCCAGGCGGCAAACTGCCCGACTCCACCACATAGGTAAAGGGCGCAGTGCCATTCAAAGTGGACATCTGCTGGCTGTAGGGCGCCGACAGCCCGCCGGCCGCCAGGGTGGTGGGCGTGATGGACAAGGTAGGGATGGCGACCGTCACGGAATAATTCTTGATGACTACCTGCGGCGTGCCTGCCGTCGAATCGGTGACCTTGACGCCAAATGCAAAGGAGCCGGTAGCCGTCACGGTGCCGGAAATCACGCCGCTCGACGACACGGTGATGCCAGGTGGCAAGGTGCCTGAATCAAACGCGTAGGCATAGGGGGCCACGCCGCCGCTCGCCGACATGCCCTGGCTGTAGGGCACGCCAATCACGGGTGCCGTCAAACTGCCGGGCGCCACGGTGAAGGCAGCCGCCGCGGGCAAGACGGTCACCGTGAAAGTGATCTCTCCTTGCGACTCATCGAGCAGCACAAACGTATCGGACAGCGCGCCATCTCCATTATTGGTATAGGTCGCCTTGTTGTCCTGATTGTTGGTGAGGCCGGTAATCGTGCCGTGCAATGCCGTGGCGGCATTATCGTTCAGGCCAAAAGTATTGCAGCTCGACAGATCGATGATGTACGAGGCACCCGAGGCAACTGTAAAACTCTGATTCGGAGGGCAGATAAGGCTCGGGCCTGCCGCCTGCGCGGGCGTGGCGCCGAACGCCAGCATCAGCAGGCACAACGAAGCAAGCCAGTGCACGAAACGGCCGGATACTGGCAGCCTCTCAGCGGCACTGTTTGGCATTCGCCCCTTGTTTCCGGCAAAAAAGGCAAGCAGGAAAGAAAGTGCCGGACGGGCGCCAATATCGTTGCAAATACGCAACATAATTTCTCCAATACAGTGTTTTTTAAATAAAAAATGCACATGAATTCAGGCTGCAAGCGATGCCTATCCAGGCTCTTCTACAGTGCCAACAGATGTTGACGCTTGCCATATGACAACGTATGCTAACCCGAGATTTCAATAAAGTAACTATAACAAAAAGGGTTTTTTAAAACGCAATATTGGTTGCAAATGGAAAATATTTCCAATTTGAAATTCAATTGCATTCCAACCGTGGGAGAACGATGATGGCTGATGTGTATCTAGGACAAATCATGATGGGCGGCTTCAATTTTGCGCCGCGTGGATTTGCGGCATGTAACGGGCAATTGCTGCCCGTTGCGCAAAATCAGGCGCTGTTTGCACTGCTGGGTACCTATTACGGCGGCAATGGCAGTACGACCTTTGCCTTGCCTAACTTGCAAGGCAGTACCCCTGTCGGTGCGGGTAGTTCTGTCGATGGCGCCTGGCAACCTTCCCCCTACCCGATCGGCACCCGAGCGGGGACCGAGGCTGTCACCTTGATATCGACACAGATGCCCCCGCACACGCATGCGGCCAATACGGTAACGACGCCCGGCACGTCGAAAAATCCCACGAATACCCTGTTTGGCGGCAGCGGCGCGGAATCCATCTATGGTTCGGCCGGGCCGCAAGTTACCCTCTCCAACCAAACCCTGGCGTTGACCGGCGGCAACCAGGCGCATAACAATATGCAGCCGTTCTCGGTCATCAACTTCAATATCGCCTTGAGCGGTATCTTCCCGTCGCGCAACTAACGAATCAGCCAATTCTTACGGAGCATAGTCATGACCACACCCTATGTCGGCGAAATTCGCCTGTTTGCCTTTCCCCGCATTCCCAGCGGCTGGTTCGCCTGCGACGGCAGCCTGAAACCGATCGCCAATAATGAAGTACTGTATACCCTGCTGGGCACCACCTACGGCGGCGACGGCGTCAACACTTTCGCCGTGCCCGACCTGCGCGGCCAGGTTCCCCTGCATATGGGCACCGGTCCCGGCCTGACCAACCGGCCCATCGGGCAACGAAGCGGCAGCGAATCGGTGACCTTGCTGGCAACCCAGCTTCCTTCGCATACGCACCCGTTCAATGTGAACAGCACCCTGGCGACGGCGAATGTGCCAGCGGCCAACCTGCTGCTGACGGCCCCGTCGAATAACGACAAGATGTACACCAGCGACCTGACCGGCCTGACCGCCTATGCACTGGCAACCACCGCCACGGGCGCGACAGGCGGCACCCTGCCGCACGAGAACACCATGCCCACCCTGACAGCGTCATTTTGCATCGCATGGGCAGGCATTTTCCCATCGCAGCAATAGCAGCCGGCAAGCCAGCGCAGCCCATAAAATCGATCAGGAGAACCTACCGTGACAACACCAT
This genomic interval carries:
- a CDS encoding phage tail protein, yielding MVANGKYFQFEIQLHSNRGRTMMADVYLGQIMMGGFNFAPRGFAACNGQLLPVAQNQALFALLGTYYGGNGSTTFALPNLQGSTPVGAGSSVDGAWQPSPYPIGTRAGTEAVTLISTQMPPHTHAANTVTTPGTSKNPTNTLFGGSGAESIYGSAGPQVTLSNQTLALTGGNQAHNNMQPFSVINFNIALSGIFPSRN
- a CDS encoding phage tail protein, whose product is MTTPYVGEIRLFAFPRIPSGWFACDGSLKPIANNEVLYTLLGTTYGGDGVNTFAVPDLRGQVPLHMGTGPGLTNRPIGQRSGSESVTLLATQLPSHTHPFNVNSTLATANVPAANLLLTAPSNNDKMYTSDLTGLTAYALATTATGATGGTLPHENTMPTLTASFCIAWAGIFPSQQ